A window of the Bos indicus x Bos taurus breed Angus x Brahman F1 hybrid chromosome X, Bos_hybrid_MaternalHap_v2.0, whole genome shotgun sequence genome harbors these coding sequences:
- the FATE1 gene encoding fetal and adult testis-expressed transcript protein isoform X2 has protein sequence MAGGAVPNLKEKMQVPKDEDLLLGSFRDNQECSVAAEMKEHMSRLLGASQRRQRVDPKAVGSAVVWNTAANQSKKMGPQLRGVGVVGEQGDGGAQPQENPGGSQGMRSQFERRELNTLAEIGLEELNELEMEIMRRQLFMITERLRYLEDQSATWHQREVLLFTMLLSSCITNLWLWMRQ, from the exons ATGGCAGGAGGAGCAGTCCCTAACCTTAAGGAAAAGATGCAAGTGCCAAAGGATGAAGACCTGCTTCTTGGAAGCTTTAGGGATAACCAAGAGTGCTCAGTGGCAGCAG AAATGAAGGAGCATATGTCTCGGTTGCTGGGTGCTTCTCAGCGGCGACAGAGGGTGGATCCAAAGGCTGTTGGCTCTGCTGTGGTTTGGAATACGGCTGCAAACCAGTCCAAGAAGATG GGGCCGCAGCTGCGGGGAGTTGGAGTGGTGGGAGAACAAGGCGATGGCGGTGCCCAACCCCAGGAGAATCCTGGCGGCTCCCAGGGCATGAGGTCCCAGTTTGAGCG CCGAGAGTTAAATACACTGGCTGAGATTGGTCTGGAAGAGCTCAATGAGCTGGAGATGGAGATCATGAGAAGACAG CTGTTCATGATTACTGAGCGTCTGCGCTACCTGGAGGACCAGAGTGCCACCTGGCACCAACGGGAGGTGCTGTTATTCACCATGCTGCTGTCTTCCTGCATCACCAACCTCTGGCTGTGGATGCGCCAGTGA
- the PRRG3 gene encoding transmembrane gamma-carboxyglutamic acid protein 3 — protein MAVFLEAKNAHSVLKRFPRANEFLEELRQGTIERECMEEVCSYEEVKEVFEDKEKTMEFWKGYPNAVYSVRDPAQSSDAMYVVVPLLGVALLIVIALFIIWRCQLQKATRHHPSYAQNRYLASRAGHSLPRVMVYRGTVHSQGEASGHRETGSHPQVVLGPSRGGRTTVRLESTLYLPELSLSRLSSATPPPSYEEVTAPQESSSEEASVSYSDPPPKYEEIVAANPGSDK, from the exons ATGGCAG TgtttctggaggccaagaatgcCCATTCGGTCCTGAAACGCTTCCCTCGTGCCAATGAGTTCCTGGAGGAGCTGCGCCAGGGCACCATCGAGCGGGAGTGCATGGAAGAGGTCTGCAGCTACGAGGAGGTCAAGGAGGTTTTCGAGGACAAGGAGAAAACG ATGGAGTTCTGGAAGGGGTACCCGAATGCGGTCTACTCAGTCCGAGACCCTGCACAGAGCTCAGATGCCATGTACGTGGTGGTGCCCCTTCTGGGGGTGGCGTTGCTGATCGTCATCGCCTTGTTCATCATCTGGAGGTGCCAGCTGCAGAAAGCCACCCGTCATCACCCCTCATATGCTCAGAACCGGTACCTAGCGAGTCGCGCAGGGCACAGCCTCCCCCGGGTCATGGTGTACCGGGGCACGGTGCACAGCCAGGGGGAGGCCTCCGGGCATCGGGAGACAGGGAGCCACCCACAGGTGGTGCTGGGGCCCAGTCGGGGAGGCAGAACCACTGTCCGGCTCGAGAGCACCCTCTACCTTCCTGAGCTGTCTCTCTCCAGACTGTCCAGCGCCACCCCTCCCCCGTCCTATGAGGAGGTGACCGCTCCCCAGGAGAGCAGCAGTGAGGAGGCAAGCGTGTCTTATAGTGACCCACCGCCAAAGTATGAGGAGATTGTGGCAGCCAACCCTGGCTCAGACAAGTAG
- the LOC113888159 gene encoding histone H2B type 2-E-like yields MPEPAKSAPAPKKGSKKAVTKAQKKDGEKRKHSRKESCSMYVYKVLKQVHLDTSISSKAMGIMNSFVNDIFECIAGEASCLAHYNKRSTITSRDIQTAVCLLLHRELAKHAVSEGTKAVTKFDVSTEDQRLVASDTYDAW; encoded by the exons ATGCCTGAACCGGCTAAGTCTGCTCCTGCCCCTAAAAAGGGCTctaaaaaagctgtgaccaaggcccagaagaaggaTGGTGAAAAGCGCAAGCACAGCCGCAAGGAAAGCTGCTCCATGTATGtgtacaaggtgctgaagcaAGTCCATCTGGACACCAGCATCTCGTCCAAGGCCATGGGAATTATGAACTCCTTCGTCAATGACATTTTCGAGTGCATCGCTGGTGAGGCATCATGCCTGGCTCATTACAACAAGCGCTCGACTATCACATCCAGGGATATCCAGACCGCCGTGTGCTTGCTGCTACATagggagctggccaagcacgccgTGTCTGAGGGCACTAAagctgtcaccaa ATTTGATGTGTCTACTGAAGACCAGAGGCTGGTGGCAAGTGACACCTATGATGCTTGGTGA
- the FATE1 gene encoding fetal and adult testis-expressed transcript protein isoform X1 — MAGGAVPNLKEKMQVPKDEDLLLGSFRDNQECSVAAEMKEHMSRLLGASQRRQRVDPKAVGSAVVWNTAANQSKKMGPQLRGVGVVGEQGDGGAQPQENPGGSQGMRSQFERSRELNTLAEIGLEELNELEMEIMRRQLFMITERLRYLEDQSATWHQREVLLFTMLLSSCITNLWLWMRQ; from the exons ATGGCAGGAGGAGCAGTCCCTAACCTTAAGGAAAAGATGCAAGTGCCAAAGGATGAAGACCTGCTTCTTGGAAGCTTTAGGGATAACCAAGAGTGCTCAGTGGCAGCAG AAATGAAGGAGCATATGTCTCGGTTGCTGGGTGCTTCTCAGCGGCGACAGAGGGTGGATCCAAAGGCTGTTGGCTCTGCTGTGGTTTGGAATACGGCTGCAAACCAGTCCAAGAAGATG GGGCCGCAGCTGCGGGGAGTTGGAGTGGTGGGAGAACAAGGCGATGGCGGTGCCCAACCCCAGGAGAATCCTGGCGGCTCCCAGGGCATGAGGTCCCAGTTTGAGCG CAGCCGAGAGTTAAATACACTGGCTGAGATTGGTCTGGAAGAGCTCAATGAGCTGGAGATGGAGATCATGAGAAGACAG CTGTTCATGATTACTGAGCGTCTGCGCTACCTGGAGGACCAGAGTGCCACCTGGCACCAACGGGAGGTGCTGTTATTCACCATGCTGCTGTCTTCCTGCATCACCAACCTCTGGCTGTGGATGCGCCAGTGA